A segment of the Mesoaciditoga lauensis cd-1655R = DSM 25116 genome:
ATAACCCATGTTGTAATAGGAGAAAGCCTGCCTGTATATGTAAAACACCACAACCGAGGTGGTGTTAAGTGGCCCGCCAGATGGCGTCATGATTTGGACGGGTCCAAAGACCTGGAAAGAGGATATGGTGAACATTATCAAAAGGAAAAAAGTTGAAGGCGATAAAAGCGGAAGGGTTATGTACCAAAATTTTTTCGTTTTGTTCGCTCCATCTAAAGAAGCAGCTTCATAATAAGAATCGGATATAGATTGCAAACCTGCTAAGTAGACAACCGTGGCATATCCCACATTTTGCCATATTCCCAACAGAATTATAACCACTAAAGCCAAACTTGGACCTTTTAAAAAGACAGGAAGGTTTATGCCAAATCTGTTAAAAAACATCTGACATACTCCAGTTGGATTCGTGAACCAATCTACACCTTGAAAGCCCATCTTCTCTATGATATGGTTGGCTATTCCCATCTGATTTTCGAAGATCCAGTTGAATCCCATCGCAGCTGCGATGGGAGAAGTTACAACTGGCATAAAATATATCATCCTATAAACGTTTACCCCTCTCATTTCTTTATCTTTGAGCAGTAGCGCGAAGAACAATCCGAATATCAATGAAAAGGGTATGACGCCTAAAACGTAGTACAAAGTGTAAAGCATTGAATTCCAAAATTGTTCAGATTTGAGTGCGTTGACGTAATTTTGAAGTCCTGAAAACACGGCGGGCGATGACATGTTCCACGAGTAAAAGCTTATGAAAAAAGCATACGCCAGCGGAAAAAACACGAATACCGCCATCACCGTGAATGTTGGGGTTATGAAAAGATAAGCTTTTACACTCTTTTTATAAGCCATATCTGGTGCTCATGAAGCTTACATTTTCTTATCTTTGTCGTAAAGGTGACACGCCACCATTCTTCCATCATGCTCTACCAATTTTGGCTCTTCTATTGAGCATATCTCTTTAGCATACGGGCAGCGTGTATGGAATCTACATCCCGTTGGAATGTTGATAGGGGATGGTATTTCCCCTTTTGGAACTATCTTTTCTCGTTTCAGCTTTGGATCAGGCACCGGCACGGCACCCATTAATATTTTCGTGTAAGGATGAAGAGGCTCCAAGAAAAGATCTTCCGTTTTCGCTATTTCCACGATTTTCCCCAAATACATGACGGCTATTCTATCGCATATGTACTTCGCACTTGCCAAATCATGAGTGATGAACAGGTAAGTCAAGCCGAATTCTTCCTTTATATCGATCATCAATTTCAATATCTGCGATCTAACTGAAACGTCCAACATTGCCGTGGCTTCATCGGCAACCACAAATTTTGGATTTGTTACTATTGCCCTTGCTATGACAACGCGTTGGCGCTGTCCGCCAGAAAGCTGTCTTGGAAACCGGTTGTAAAATTCTCTGGCGGGTATGAGGTTAACTTTTTCAAATAGAGAAAGTACTCTTTCTTTTCTTTCAGCAGGAGTGCCTATTTTATGAATCTCCAAAGGATGCGACACCGTTTTTCCTATTCTCATGTAAGGATTGAGCGATGCCATTGGGTCCTGAAAGATCATTTGAAAATCTTTTCTTGATCTTCTGAGTTCTTCTTTGGAGAGTTTTGAAATATCTGTTCCATCAAAAATTATTTTGCCACTTGTCGGTTCTATAAGCCTTATTACCACCCTTCCGGTAGTAGTTTTTCCACTACCCGACTCACCGACAAGCCCAAGCGTTTCTCCCTTTTTTATTTCAAATGAAATGTCATCGATAGCTTTAACGGTTGGCCTTTCTCTTTTCAACAAAGCTTGAGTCCATGGAATTTTGAGTGGAAAATATTTCTTGAGGTGTTCAACTTTCAGCAACGCTTGTTCTGTTTTCGTCTCTTGCACTCTCTTCACCTCCGTATAGCCAACATTTCACCTTTCTTCCATCCACTTCAAAAGTTGGAGGCGTTTTGGTCTTGCATATGTCTTTTGCATATGGGCAACGAGGCCAGTACCTACAACCTTTTGGAGGATTTTTAAGATCTGGAAGGCTTCCTGGAATGAACCGTAACTCCCTGTCCTCTAACTTGACGTTTGGTATGGATTCAAGCAAAGCCTTGGTATAAGGA
Coding sequences within it:
- a CDS encoding carbohydrate ABC transporter permease, whose amino-acid sequence is MAYKKSVKAYLFITPTFTVMAVFVFFPLAYAFFISFYSWNMSSPAVFSGLQNYVNALKSEQFWNSMLYTLYYVLGVIPFSLIFGLFFALLLKDKEMRGVNVYRMIYFMPVVTSPIAAAMGFNWIFENQMGIANHIIEKMGFQGVDWFTNPTGVCQMFFNRFGINLPVFLKGPSLALVVIILLGIWQNVGYATVVYLAGLQSISDSYYEAASLDGANKTKKFWYITLPLLSPSTFFLLIMFTISSFQVFGPVQIMTPSGGPLNTTSVVVFYIYRQAFSYYNMGYAMAIAFLLMGIILLATLFQFKFLERRVNYE
- a CDS encoding ABC transporter ATP-binding protein — protein: MQETKTEQALLKVEHLKKYFPLKIPWTQALLKRERPTVKAIDDISFEIKKGETLGLVGESGSGKTTTGRVVIRLIEPTSGKIIFDGTDISKLSKEELRRSRKDFQMIFQDPMASLNPYMRIGKTVSHPLEIHKIGTPAERKERVLSLFEKVNLIPAREFYNRFPRQLSGGQRQRVVIARAIVTNPKFVVADEATAMLDVSVRSQILKLMIDIKEEFGLTYLFITHDLASAKYICDRIAVMYLGKIVEIAKTEDLFLEPLHPYTKILMGAVPVPDPKLKREKIVPKGEIPSPINIPTGCRFHTRCPYAKEICSIEEPKLVEHDGRMVACHLYDKDKKM